From the genome of Primulina eburnea isolate SZY01 chromosome 12, ASM2296580v1, whole genome shotgun sequence, one region includes:
- the LOC140808462 gene encoding homeobox-DDT domain protein RLT3-like — protein sequence MVNKRPIRKDSTECGNGFNCDGDDSKKRKSGKHDRQRIFMTENDYRTRLQEILYSPEHILMKIFRKDGPTLGGQFDSLPSNAFLRDCQKPHHEENGRSTHRKRKVSMHATLGYQVCCENSSLGQRHGAGKGPISVKGAPIKKHGMGKGFMSKSNTPGKKHGKGKSLMTGWRVTNPDATDFPHGVNFSESTIQKKKKRLQRQQAIVRKLANKEQDRRKTSMRSRKVECQKVQKQKLPRKENCELALEDVKCLESIEHFAVLLDDEELELQELQEGPNPLSCSAHFPTNGSHGCSLCKDLLAKFPPSSVTMKPPLFIQPWASSPELMSKLFKVFQFLCTYACTISVYSFTLEEFAHAFHDKDSLLLGQVHLALLKLLLKDADKELGRGFLSHASKNGKFLRLLHSLERHTSVLELWQNSLNLLTWTEILRQVLVTAGFGPKLSMEPKEASNKEVDLMEKYSLSPGTLKGELFNILLNRGNSGMKVSELAQSSSIVELSLADTSDDLENLITLALSGDVTLFEKISLSGYRLRINAAAKECEDCPSGSEDFGSVDDISEVSIVQDDENDSEHGSRDSSPFEPRESVYKNQSEMLIIHNEIDESYPGEVWLLGLMEGEYSDLNIDERLSALSALIDLLSGGSTVRMEDPLTTIAECSQNINIYGSGAKIKRSTTKQCNLLALSGSCGQTLSNLGVRTSEQPIDSLVTMSNISDEEKYENMKMIAEEFEVDGYIHSMQSIFLGSDRRYNRYWLFLGPCDESDPGHRRIYFESSEDGHWEVIDTREALCTLMLTLNRRGAREAQLLASLEKREAFLFRAMSSTHNDVENGKLVPSDQSEINPSRESSTSPVSDVDNHLNLNEISSNLPSSTGALIEDGVKGGQTEISGHSLAFDVYLWKSFYYKLKTVKNMKKAYLDSLRRCDQCHDLYWRDEKHCRICHTTFELDFDLEERYAIHYAVCKVNSDASKWRRPRVLSSQLQALKAAIYAIESVIPEDAFSGSWKRSAHNLWANRLRRASSLAEFLQVLADFVTAIKEDWFYRNDNSSGSYCIQDYIFSDFSTVPHTYSAVALWIVKLDLLVASHMESCKYQNKSKSCR from the exons ATGGTTAATAAGAGGCCAATTCGGAAGGATTCTACGGAATGTGGAAATGGATTCAATTGTGATGGAGATGATTCTAAGAAGAGAAAAAGCGGGAAGCATGATCGGCAGCGGATTTTCATGACTGAAAATGATTATAGGACGCGACTTCAGGAGATTTTGTACAGTCCGGAGCAtattttgatgaaaattttcAGGAAGGATGGTCCGACGCTGGGTGGTCAGTTTGATTCCCTTCCTTCGAATGCTTTTCTCCGCG ATTGCCAAAAGCCTCATCATGAAGAGAATGGGCGTTCAACACATAGAAAAAGAAAG GTTTCAATGCATGCCACTTTAGGCTACCAAGTTTGTTGTGAGAACAGTTCACTTGGGCAGAGGCATGGTGCTGGAAAGGGTCCAATATCTGTGAAGGGTGCTCCAATTAAGAAACATGGCATGGGCAAAGGTTTCATGTCCAAAAGCAATACTCCTGGGAAGAAACATGGCAAAGGGAAAAGTTTAATGACCGGTTGGCGAGTGACAAATCCCGATGCCACAGATTTTCCACATGGTGTTAATTTCAGCGAGAGCACCattcaaaaaaagaaaaaaagattgCAGCGACAGCAGGCTATTGTG AGAAAATTAGCAAACAAAGAACAGGATAGGAGGAAGACTTCCATGCGAAGTAGAAAG GTGGAATGCCAGAAAGTCCAAAAACAGAAACTACCTCGTAAAGAAAATTGTGAGCTTGCTCTTGAAGATGTGAAATGTCTAGAAAGCATCGAACATTTTGCAGTCCTACTTGATGATGAAGAACTGGAGCTTCAAGAATTGCAGGAAGGACCAAATCCTTTATCCTGTTCTGCACACTTCCCTACCAATGGATCACATGGTTGCTCACTTTGCAAAG ATTTGCTTGCCAAGTTTCCTCCAAGTTCTGTGACAATGAAGCCACCCTTATTTATACAACCATGGGCGTCCTCACCAGAGCTTATGAGTAAACTTTTTAAG GTTTTCCAGTTTCTTTGTACGTATGCTTGCACAATCAGTGTGTATTCATTCACATTAGAGGAGTTTGCACATGCCTTTCATGATAAG GATTCCTTGTTACTTGGGCAAGTGCATTTGGCCCTTTTGAAGCTACTTTTGAAAGATGCTGATAAGGAGCTCGGTAGAGGATTTCTTTCTCATGCCAGCAAAAATGGCAAGTTTTTGCGTTTACTTCATTCG CTCGAACGTCACACATCTGTTCTAGAGTTGTGGCAGAATTCATTAAACCTCCTTACATGGACAGAAATACTTCGTCAAGTATTGGTTACTGCTGGTTTTGGTCCGAAGCTCAGCATGGAACCTAAGGAAGCTAGCAACAAG GAAGTTGACCTAATGGAAAAGTACTCCTTAAGTCCTGGTACATTGAAGGGAGAACTATTCAATATTTTGTTGAACCGAGGAAACAGTGGGATGAAAGTCTCAGAATTGGCACAATCTTCATCT ATTGTTGAGTTGAGTCTTGCGGATACATCAGATGACCTGGAGAACTTGATCACCTTAGCTCTGTCGGGTGACGTGACTTTGTTTGAAAAGATTTCCTTGTCTGGATATCGTTTACGGATCAATGCTGCTGCAAAAGAATGTGAAGACTGCCCATCTGGTTCTGAAGACTTTGGGAGTGTAGATGATATTTCTGAAGTCAGTATTGTACAAGACGATGAGAATGATTCTGAGCATGGGTCTAGGGATTCCAGTCCATTTGAACCCAGGGAAAGTGTTTATAAAAATCAATCTGAAATGTTGATAATTCACAATGAAATTGATGAGAGCTATCCAGGAGAAGTGTGGCTGTTAGGACTCATGGAGGGTGAATATTCAGATTTAAACATTGATGAGAGGCTTAGTGCCTTGTCCGCATTGATTGATCTACTTAGTGGTGGATCCACTGTCAGAATGGAG GATCCTTTGACAACAATTGCGGAATGTTCTCAAAATATCAATATTTACGGTTCTGGAGCAAAAATAAAGAGATCGACCACGAAGCAGTGTAATTTGCTTGCGCTATCAGGAAGTTGTGGGCAAACACTCAGTAACCTTGGTGTTCGTACATCAGAGCAACCTATTGATTCTTTGGTTACCATGTCAAATATCAGTGATGAAGAAAAGTACGAAAACATGAAAATGATTGCGGAGGAATTCGAAGTAGATGGCTATATACATTCTATGCAGTCTATCTTTCTCGGTTCTGATCGTAGGTACAATAGATACTGGCTGTTCTTGGGGCCTTGTGATGAATCAGATCCTGGACACAGGAGGATTTACTTTGAATCTTCTGAAGATGGCCACTGGGAGGTGATTGATACGCGAGAG GCTTTGTGCACTTTGATGTTGACTTTGAACCGTAGAGGTGCCAGGGAGGCCCAGCTTCTGGCATCTTTGGAGAAACGAGAAGCATTTCTTTTCCGAGCAATGTCTAGTACACACAATGATGTTGAAAACGGGAAGCTTGTCCCTtctgatcaatctgaaattAATCCTTCCAGGGAATCTAGTACCTCACCGGTGTCTGACGTAGACAACCATTTAAACTTGAATGAAATCTCAAGTAATCTTCCTTCTTCTACTGGCGCTCTAATTGAAGATGGGGTGAAAGGAGGACAGACCGAGATATCAGGTCATTCATTAGCTTTCGATGTATATCTGTGGAAGTCATTTTACTATAAACTCAAAACCGTTAAAAATATGAAGAAGGCATATCTTGATTCACTCAGAAGATGTGATCAATGCCATGACTTATACTGGCGAGATGAAAAGCATTGTAGAATCTGCCATACCACATTTGAGCTTGATTTTGATCTAGAAGAGAGATATGCAATTCATTATGCCGTATGTAAAGTCAATAGTGATGCTAGTAAATGGCGACGACCAAGAGTTCTATCTTCCCAATTGCAGGCACTCAAAGCTGCAATCTATGCGATCGAG TCAGTTATACCTGAAGATGCCTTTTCTGGCTCTTGGAAGAGATCTGCTCACAATCTTTGGGCCAATAGGTTGCGACGAGCCTCAAGTTTAGCAGAATTTTTACAG GTTCTTGCTGATTTTGTTACTGCCATCAAAGAAGATTGGTTTTATCGAAATGATAATTCTTCTGGTTCCTATTGCATCCAAGACTACATATTTTCAGACTTTTCAACCGTGCCACATACCTATTCAGCAGTTGCATTATGGATAGTGAAATTGGATTTATTGGTCGCCTCTCATATGGAGAGCTgtaaatatcaaaataaatctAAAAGCTGTAGGTAG